The segment GGCTTGGATTTGCCTTGCAACTGACCACCCTCAGGTTCCTGGGAACTTTCCCCAGAGATGTGCGCAAAGTTCCCCGCACCGTGCGAAAATTTGTGGCCAAACAACTCAGCATGGACAGCAGAGAGCTAAGTACCTCCCGGATAAACATCAGATTTGCACGGCTCCAAGCAGCTTGAAGGCGGCCAGCAAGGCCTCCGTTAGCTGAGATTTTGCACCTATCCAGCCCTTGGAAAAGGATGCAGTTCTGAGTCGGTGAAAAGCTGATCCTGCAGCATCAAG is part of the Deinococcus roseus genome and harbors:
- a CDS encoding DUF4158 domain-containing protein, with amino-acid sequence MPTDFLTPEQAQRYGTYAAEPSEEQLEKYFQLDDFDLDFIETCRLGAGRLGFALQLTTLRFLGTFPRDVRKVPRTVRKFVAKQLSMDSRELSTSRINIRFARLQAA